One window of Novosphingobium sp. 9U genomic DNA carries:
- a CDS encoding TetR/AcrR family transcriptional regulator: MSHPSAGQPVSGARRTAQARRERIIAAARTLFAQHGFDGTGMAQIAKESQILVGQIYRDFAGKEDLIAAIVERDIADLLDDPKLAGAMASGQADHLLQWMRAFIGESLDDDSRKVLSDILSEGTRNPRIATILRQACERLRERIASAALIWIPGPEQQAEREGLADLILTACGALHHRQIFGLGTNEVITRKLVQMVEAEIERLSKAS; the protein is encoded by the coding sequence ATGTCGCATCCTTCTGCCGGACAGCCAGTCTCGGGCGCTCGGCGCACGGCCCAGGCCCGGCGCGAGCGCATCATCGCGGCCGCGCGGACGCTGTTTGCGCAGCATGGTTTCGACGGCACCGGGATGGCGCAGATCGCCAAGGAATCGCAGATCCTGGTCGGGCAGATCTATCGCGACTTCGCCGGCAAGGAGGACCTGATCGCAGCCATTGTCGAGCGCGACATCGCCGATCTGCTCGACGATCCCAAGCTAGCAGGCGCGATGGCGTCGGGTCAGGCCGACCATCTCCTGCAATGGATGCGCGCTTTCATCGGGGAAAGCCTGGACGACGACAGTCGCAAGGTGCTGTCGGACATACTGTCGGAGGGCACGCGCAATCCGCGCATCGCCACGATCCTGCGGCAGGCCTGTGAGCGCCTGCGTGAGCGGATCGCCAGCGCTGCGTTGATCTGGATACCGGGGCCCGAGCAGCAGGCCGAGCGCGAGGGCCTGGCCGACCTTATCCTCACCGCATGCGGCGCCCTCCATCACCGCCAGATTTTCGGCCTTGGGACAAATGAGGTCATCACCCGAAAGCTGGTCCAGATGGTCGAGGCGGAGATCGAGCGGCTCAGTAAAGCTAGCTGA
- a CDS encoding sterol desaturase family protein encodes MTETIAAERPSYMVSAPVTMGLDNLPRVQGGPIKQAFFTHFQPAFLIAIVAFYYYAPDAWVKPSVTLWIGLGVKFLMLGFEWISPRHKSWQHTWKELACDTFYVAMGMMVVRVLFAPISDDVIIAWFQDNFDLAKFAWFMTMPLLLQAFLISFIGDYFQYWMHRGMHNWYPLWVTHAPHHFVTQLNIQKGAIGNPVEIFLIGLGVGGLFDFLPRAALLAGAFGIAVGTYQHCNIRFNTPRWWFKIFNTTEHHSLHHAQDYDSTRSNYSGTWIFIDRIHGTCRDGEAELLGQEGGRRMSIWETMHYTFSEPYKLLKEKFADRRQITSAVPAE; translated from the coding sequence ATGACCGAGACGATCGCAGCCGAGAGACCGTCCTACATGGTGAGCGCGCCCGTTACGATGGGCCTGGACAACTTGCCACGGGTGCAGGGTGGTCCGATCAAGCAGGCGTTCTTCACCCACTTCCAGCCGGCGTTTCTGATCGCGATCGTCGCGTTCTACTACTACGCGCCGGACGCATGGGTGAAGCCATCGGTCACGCTGTGGATCGGCCTTGGCGTGAAGTTCCTCATGCTCGGATTCGAATGGATCAGCCCCCGCCACAAGAGCTGGCAGCACACCTGGAAGGAGCTCGCCTGCGACACCTTCTACGTCGCCATGGGCATGATGGTGGTGCGCGTCCTGTTCGCGCCGATCAGCGACGATGTGATCATCGCCTGGTTCCAGGACAACTTCGACCTGGCCAAGTTCGCCTGGTTCATGACCATGCCGCTGCTGCTGCAGGCCTTCCTGATCTCCTTCATCGGCGACTACTTCCAGTACTGGATGCACCGCGGCATGCACAACTGGTACCCGCTGTGGGTCACGCATGCGCCGCACCACTTCGTCACCCAGCTGAACATCCAGAAGGGCGCCATCGGCAATCCGGTGGAGATCTTCCTGATCGGTCTGGGCGTGGGCGGACTGTTCGACTTCCTGCCGCGTGCCGCCCTGCTGGCCGGCGCATTCGGAATTGCCGTGGGCACGTACCAGCACTGCAACATCCGCTTCAACACGCCCCGCTGGTGGTTCAAGATCTTCAACACCACCGAGCACCACAGCCTGCACCACGCGCAGGACTATGACAGCACGCGCAGCAACTACTCGGGCACCTGGATTTTCATCGACCGCATCCATGGCACCTGCCGCGATGGCGAGGCCGAACTCCTGGGCCAGGAAGGCGGCCGCCGCATGTCGATCTGGGAAACGATGCACTACACCTTCAGCGAGCCGTACAAGCTTCTCAAGGAGAAGTTCGCGGACCGTCGCCAGATCACCAGCGCCGTTCCCGCCGAGTAA
- the nagA gene encoding N-acetylglucosamine-6-phosphate deacetylase: MAFALINGRVLVDGAFRDDVAVTVEGPNIVAIGNADAGVERIDLDGAMLLPGFVDSQVNGGGDVLFNAEPTVETIAAMGQAHARYGTTGFLPTLISDDLEVVRQGIAAVDDAIAAGVPGVLGIHIEGPFISLERKGIHSASHIRALDDAGLEVLTSLKRGRTLVTLAPERATPGFIRSLTQAGVIVAAGHTNGTYAQVTAAIHAGLTGFTHLFNAMSPLTSREPGAVGAALDSLETFCAIIVDGFHVSPVTMRLAIRCKAHDRFMLVTDAMPTTGGSQRSFSLQGRRIEAQDGRLVADDGTLAGSDLNMLQAVTNAVEMLQVPFEQAVSMATAAPCAFLQLSAYGHIAVGKRASMIAVRDGTVERSWVDGSSLQL, translated from the coding sequence ATGGCGTTCGCACTCATCAATGGTCGCGTGCTGGTCGACGGTGCATTTCGCGATGACGTGGCGGTGACGGTCGAAGGACCGAACATCGTCGCCATCGGCAACGCGGATGCCGGCGTCGAACGGATCGACCTGGATGGCGCCATGCTGCTGCCGGGTTTCGTCGACAGCCAGGTGAACGGCGGCGGCGACGTTCTGTTCAACGCCGAGCCCACGGTCGAGACCATTGCCGCCATGGGGCAAGCGCACGCCCGCTATGGCACGACGGGTTTCCTGCCGACGCTGATCAGCGACGATCTCGAGGTCGTGCGACAAGGCATCGCGGCGGTGGATGATGCCATCGCCGCGGGCGTGCCGGGCGTGCTGGGCATCCACATCGAAGGGCCGTTCATCAGCCTGGAGCGCAAGGGTATCCACAGCGCGAGCCACATCCGCGCGCTCGACGACGCCGGGCTGGAGGTGCTCACCTCATTGAAGCGTGGACGCACCCTGGTGACGCTCGCGCCCGAGCGCGCGACGCCCGGCTTTATCCGCAGCCTCACGCAAGCAGGGGTCATCGTAGCGGCCGGGCACACGAATGGCACGTACGCGCAAGTGACCGCGGCGATCCACGCCGGGCTGACCGGCTTCACGCACCTGTTCAACGCGATGTCGCCGCTCACCAGCAGGGAGCCCGGTGCGGTTGGCGCCGCCCTCGACAGCCTCGAGACGTTCTGCGCGATAATCGTCGATGGCTTCCACGTCAGCCCCGTGACCATGCGCCTGGCGATACGCTGCAAAGCGCACGATCGCTTCATGCTGGTCACCGACGCGATGCCGACGACAGGCGGATCGCAGCGCAGCTTTTCGCTTCAGGGTCGCCGCATCGAGGCGCAGGATGGGCGGCTGGTCGCCGACGACGGCACTCTGGCCGGATCGGACCTCAACATGCTGCAGGCGGTCACCAACGCTGTGGAGATGCTGCAGGTCCCGTTCGAGCAGGCAGTATCGATGGCCACGGCCGCGCCTTGCGCGTTTCTCCAGCTATCCGCCTATGGCCACATAGCAGTGGGCAAGCGGGCCTCGATGATCGCCGTTCGCGACGGCACGGTCGAGCGCAGCTGGGTCGATGGCAGCAGCCTGCAGCTGTAG
- a CDS encoding efflux RND transporter permease subunit, with protein MARYFIDRPIFAWVIAILLMLAGLLAIRTLPVAQFPAIASPTVTINATYPGADAQTLENTTTQIIEQQLKGIDNLRYFDSSSSSAGQVTVTLTFEQGTDPDIAQVQVQNKLQAATPLLPQEVQQQGIRVAKSSASFLLVVGLYSEDGTHDGADLADMVASRLLDPISRITGVGETQAFGSQYAMRVWVDPTKLNSYQLTIADVTAALREQNAQVSAGQLGAQPSPSEQMLNATVSVQSRLQTPEEFGAIRLKSNANGAIVRLSDVARVQLGSEVYGFDLKYNGKLATGFGINLAPGANALDTVEAVKERVGELSKTLPRDVKVIYPYDSTPFVRLSVEQVIHTLIEAVVLVFVVMFVFLQNWRATLIPTIAVPIVLLGTFAVMALAGYSINTLTLFGMVLAIGLLVDDAIVVVENVERLITTEGLSPKNAARKSMDEISGALIGIGLVLSAVFLPMAFFGGSTGVIYRQFSLTIVAAMVLSVLTALILTPALCATILKPHDPSKHEGTGLLARFFRWFNDRFDRGTQAYERGVKRTARSWKRSLLIYLVIVGGVGLLFWRLPTGFLPDEDQGSLFVVVQAPSGATAPRTERALEYVREVLSKDPAVEGAFTLNGFSFSGQGQNAGIAFVKLKDFDERSGSDSRAQAVVARANKQFPAFKDATIFALIPPAVQELGDATGFDAQLVDSGGIGHERLLAARNQMLGMAAKDKRLAQVRPLSLDDAPQLKVKIDQDKARALGLNLGDASSTIATAWGGSYVNDFIDRGRVKRVYVQADAPYRLQPDNLNEFYVRGQNGQMAPYNAFSNLDWALAPLQLTRFNGSPAMEIQGAPAPGVSSGEAMKIMEEIHGKLPSGTSLEWAGLSYEERLSSGQAPALYALSMLIVFLCLAALYESWTVPISVILVVPLGVIGALTAAALTGLNSDIYLQVGLITTIGVSAKNAILIVEFAEERVVGGMKPFQAAIEAARLRLRPILMTSLAFIFGVLPLAISTGAGAGGQNAIGRAVVGGMLTATVFAIFLVPMFFVVVLRLFGKGGDKEPAARDEPDGETVQDMPHGPERQGA; from the coding sequence ATGGCGCGCTATTTCATCGATCGACCCATCTTTGCATGGGTCATCGCTATCCTGTTGATGCTCGCGGGCCTGCTCGCCATCCGCACGCTGCCCGTCGCGCAGTTCCCGGCGATCGCCTCACCCACTGTGACGATCAACGCGACCTATCCGGGCGCCGACGCGCAGACCCTGGAGAACACCACCACCCAGATCATCGAGCAGCAGCTCAAGGGCATCGACAACCTGCGCTACTTCGATAGCAGTTCGTCGTCCGCCGGGCAGGTGACGGTGACGCTGACGTTCGAACAGGGCACCGATCCCGACATCGCGCAAGTCCAGGTGCAGAACAAGCTGCAGGCGGCGACACCGCTCCTGCCCCAGGAAGTGCAGCAGCAGGGCATCCGCGTCGCCAAGTCGTCGGCCAGCTTCCTGCTGGTGGTAGGCCTCTATTCGGAAGACGGCACGCACGACGGCGCCGACTTGGCCGACATGGTCGCCTCGCGCCTGCTGGACCCGATCAGCCGCATCACGGGCGTCGGCGAAACCCAGGCCTTCGGTTCGCAATACGCGATGCGCGTCTGGGTCGATCCGACCAAGCTCAACAGCTACCAGCTGACCATCGCCGACGTCACTGCGGCCTTGCGCGAGCAGAACGCGCAAGTCTCCGCAGGCCAGCTGGGCGCGCAGCCGTCCCCGAGCGAGCAGATGCTGAACGCCACCGTATCGGTACAGTCGCGGCTGCAGACGCCCGAGGAGTTCGGCGCGATCCGCCTCAAGAGCAATGCGAACGGCGCGATCGTGCGCCTCTCGGATGTGGCGCGCGTGCAGCTCGGCTCGGAAGTCTACGGCTTCGATCTCAAGTACAACGGCAAGCTGGCGACCGGCTTCGGCATCAATCTGGCGCCCGGCGCCAACGCGCTCGACACGGTGGAAGCCGTCAAGGAGCGGGTCGGCGAACTGTCAAAGACCCTCCCACGCGACGTGAAGGTCATCTACCCGTACGATTCCACGCCGTTCGTGCGCCTCTCGGTCGAGCAGGTCATCCATACGCTGATCGAAGCAGTGGTGCTGGTGTTCGTCGTCATGTTCGTGTTCCTGCAGAACTGGCGGGCAACGCTGATCCCGACGATCGCGGTGCCGATCGTGCTGCTCGGCACGTTCGCGGTAATGGCGCTGGCCGGATACTCGATCAACACGCTGACCCTGTTTGGCATGGTGCTGGCGATCGGCCTGCTGGTCGACGACGCCATCGTCGTGGTGGAGAATGTCGAGCGCCTGATCACCACCGAAGGGCTCAGTCCCAAGAACGCGGCGCGCAAGTCCATGGACGAGATCAGCGGCGCACTGATCGGCATCGGCTTGGTGCTCTCGGCGGTGTTCCTGCCGATGGCCTTCTTCGGCGGCTCTACCGGCGTCATCTATCGCCAGTTCTCGCTGACGATCGTTGCGGCCATGGTGCTGTCGGTCCTGACGGCACTGATCCTGACGCCGGCGCTCTGCGCCACGATCCTGAAGCCGCACGACCCCAGCAAGCACGAAGGCACCGGACTGCTGGCGCGCTTCTTCCGCTGGTTCAACGATCGCTTCGACCGGGGCACGCAAGCCTACGAGCGCGGAGTTAAGCGCACGGCGCGCAGCTGGAAGCGCTCGCTCCTGATCTACCTGGTGATCGTGGGCGGCGTGGGCCTGCTGTTCTGGCGCCTGCCAACCGGCTTCCTCCCCGACGAGGACCAGGGCTCGCTGTTCGTCGTGGTCCAGGCTCCCTCTGGAGCGACGGCGCCGCGGACCGAGCGCGCGCTGGAATACGTGCGCGAGGTGCTTAGCAAGGATCCAGCAGTGGAGGGCGCCTTCACGCTGAACGGGTTCAGCTTCTCAGGGCAGGGGCAGAATGCCGGCATCGCCTTCGTCAAGCTGAAGGACTTCGACGAGCGCAGCGGGTCCGATTCCCGCGCCCAGGCCGTGGTCGCACGCGCGAATAAGCAGTTCCCCGCGTTCAAGGACGCGACGATCTTCGCATTGATCCCGCCGGCGGTGCAGGAGCTAGGCGACGCCACCGGCTTCGACGCACAGCTCGTCGATAGTGGCGGCATCGGCCACGAACGACTGTTGGCGGCGCGCAACCAGATGCTGGGCATGGCCGCGAAGGACAAGCGGCTGGCGCAAGTGCGTCCGCTTAGCCTGGATGACGCCCCGCAGCTGAAGGTCAAAATCGACCAGGACAAGGCGCGGGCGCTGGGCCTCAATCTGGGCGACGCCAGTTCCACTATCGCCACTGCCTGGGGCGGATCCTACGTCAACGACTTCATCGACCGGGGCCGCGTCAAGCGCGTCTACGTCCAGGCCGATGCACCCTATCGCCTGCAGCCCGACAACTTGAACGAGTTCTACGTGCGAGGGCAGAACGGCCAGATGGCGCCGTACAACGCCTTCAGCAATCTCGACTGGGCGCTGGCGCCGCTGCAGCTGACGCGCTTCAACGGCAGCCCGGCCATGGAGATCCAGGGCGCTCCGGCACCGGGCGTCAGCTCGGGCGAGGCGATGAAGATCATGGAAGAGATCCATGGCAAGCTGCCGTCGGGCACGTCGCTGGAGTGGGCGGGCCTTTCCTACGAAGAGCGGCTGTCGAGCGGGCAGGCGCCGGCGCTTTACGCCTTGTCGATGCTGATCGTGTTCCTGTGCCTGGCCGCGCTCTACGAGAGCTGGACGGTGCCGATCTCGGTCATCCTGGTCGTGCCGCTCGGCGTGATCGGCGCGCTGACTGCGGCGGCGCTCACCGGCCTCAACAGCGACATTTACCTGCAGGTCGGCCTGATCACGACCATCGGTGTCTCGGCCAAGAACGCGATCCTGATCGTTGAGTTCGCAGAAGAGCGGGTGGTGGGCGGGATGAAGCCGTTCCAGGCCGCGATCGAAGCGGCGCGGCTGCGCTTGCGGCCGATCCTGATGACCAGCCTCGCCTTCATCTTCGGCGTCCTGCCGCTGGCGATCTCGACCGGTGCGGGCGCAGGCGGGCAGAACGCTATCGGCCGCGCGGTGGTGGGCGGCATGCTGACCGCGACTGTCTTCGCGATCTTCCTGGTGCCGATGTTCTTCGTCGTGGTCCTGCGCCTCTTCGGCAAGGGCGGCGATAAGGAGCCCGCAGCGCGCGACGAGCCCGATGGCGAGACGGTCCAGGATATGCCGCATGGTCCCGAGAGGCAGGGAGCCTGA
- a CDS encoding efflux RND transporter periplasmic adaptor subunit: MALSSRAALLASFLLAACASGEKQPAAPPTPEVGVLQVKPQPATLTVTLAGRTTAYETSEVRPQVSGLIVARLFQEGDTVSAGQALYRIDPQPYVQQVASARAALARARASIASSAALQRRYGELVRINAIARQDYENAITTAQQARADVSAQQAAVRSAEIDLARTTIRAPISGRIGRSVVTTGGLATAGQGDALVTIQRLDPIFVDVPQSSADLLRLRQQLLAGSLSRGGSAARVRLRLEDGSVYPIEGRLQFADVSVDPATGTQTIRAVFPNPRALLLPGMYVRAELVEGVQGDALLIPQRAVTRNERGEAVTLVVGSDNKVAQRVLKTDRVIGNDWLVTSGLNPGDRVVMEGSQMAQPGATVKPVPWHPNAPARPASAPSQGGAK, translated from the coding sequence ATGGCTCTTTCATCACGCGCAGCACTCCTGGCGTCGTTCCTGCTGGCGGCGTGCGCGTCGGGCGAGAAGCAGCCGGCCGCGCCGCCCACGCCCGAAGTCGGGGTGCTGCAGGTGAAGCCGCAGCCCGCCACTTTGACGGTGACGCTGGCCGGGCGGACCACCGCCTACGAGACGTCGGAAGTGCGCCCGCAGGTGAGCGGCCTGATCGTGGCTCGGCTGTTCCAGGAGGGCGACACCGTCTCGGCGGGGCAGGCGCTCTACCGTATCGACCCGCAGCCTTACGTGCAGCAGGTCGCCAGTGCGCGCGCCGCCCTGGCGCGGGCGCGCGCATCGATCGCCTCCAGTGCTGCACTGCAGCGTCGTTATGGCGAGCTAGTGCGGATCAACGCCATCGCACGGCAGGACTACGAAAATGCGATCACCACGGCGCAGCAGGCGCGGGCCGATGTGTCCGCGCAGCAAGCCGCAGTGCGCAGCGCCGAGATCGATCTGGCGCGCACCACCATTCGCGCGCCCATCTCCGGGCGGATCGGGCGGAGCGTCGTGACGACCGGCGGCCTGGCGACCGCCGGGCAGGGCGACGCGCTGGTCACCATCCAGCGCCTTGACCCGATCTTCGTCGACGTGCCGCAATCGAGCGCGGATCTCCTGCGCCTGCGCCAGCAGCTGCTGGCCGGATCGCTGTCGCGCGGCGGCAGTGCCGCCCGCGTGCGGCTGCGGCTGGAGGACGGATCGGTCTATCCGATTGAGGGTCGCCTGCAGTTCGCCGACGTGAGCGTCGATCCGGCCACCGGCACGCAGACAATCCGCGCGGTTTTCCCCAACCCGCGCGCGTTGTTGTTGCCCGGCATGTACGTGCGGGCCGAACTGGTCGAGGGCGTGCAGGGCGATGCCTTGCTCATCCCGCAGCGCGCCGTGACCCGCAACGAGCGCGGCGAGGCGGTAACGCTGGTGGTCGGGTCCGACAACAAGGTGGCGCAGCGCGTGCTCAAGACGGATCGGGTGATCGGCAACGACTGGCTGGTGACTTCGGGCCTCAACCCCGGCGACCGCGTTGTCATGGAAGGCAGCCAGATGGCGCAGCCGGGCGCGACCGTGAAGCCGGTACCCTGGCACCCGAACGCACCGGCGCGGCCGGCTTCCGCTCCCTCGCAGGGCGGAGCGAAGTAA
- a CDS encoding efflux transporter outer membrane subunit, whose amino-acid sequence MTKRIAFLLAGASLLGGCNLAPKYIRPVGAAPEQFPQGGAYPAPRADAPADIALVGWRDFFTDPRLVAVIETGLANNRDLRVAAANVLQARAQYRVQRADQLPAISANGSATYTNSPLGAAGAGGAGTGVGMGTGSTSLSTDIAIYSANVGFSSFELDLFGRLRNLSRAAQEQYFASEEAARTARISLIAEIGTAWATMASDQEQLRIARETLKTFEQTLDLTRAQFRIGVASELESRQVETNFEGARNDVAALTTRIAQDQNALNLLVGTTVPAEQLPGGLGGEDITRDALPSDLSSSVLLKRPDVLQAEHQLIAENANIGAARAAFFPQISLTGTIGTIGTALSGLFRSGSYTYTGSPAIGLPIFDGGRNRANLDYARASQQAAVATYERTIQTAFREVADALAQRGTIVEQIDAQTRRAEAAQVAARLSDARYRAGVDSFLTALDAQRTTYAAQQQLATTRLSRINNLIELYRALGGGLQQGDLPETGPQTRR is encoded by the coding sequence ATGACCAAAAGAATCGCGTTCCTGCTCGCCGGTGCCTCGCTGCTGGGCGGCTGCAACCTGGCGCCCAAGTACATCCGGCCGGTCGGGGCTGCGCCAGAGCAGTTCCCGCAAGGTGGCGCCTATCCTGCGCCCCGCGCCGATGCGCCTGCCGACATCGCGCTGGTCGGCTGGCGGGACTTCTTCACCGACCCGCGGCTCGTCGCGGTGATCGAGACGGGGCTCGCCAACAATCGCGACTTGCGGGTAGCGGCGGCCAACGTGCTGCAGGCGCGCGCGCAGTACCGCGTGCAGCGCGCCGACCAGCTGCCGGCGATCAGCGCCAATGGCAGCGCGACTTACACCAACAGCCCGCTCGGCGCGGCGGGAGCAGGCGGAGCGGGCACCGGCGTGGGTATGGGCACAGGCTCCACGTCCCTCTCCACCGACATTGCGATCTATTCGGCCAACGTCGGCTTCTCGTCGTTCGAGCTCGACCTGTTCGGCCGCTTGCGCAACCTCAGCCGCGCCGCGCAGGAGCAATACTTCGCCAGCGAGGAAGCGGCGCGCACCGCCCGCATCAGCCTGATTGCGGAGATCGGCACGGCCTGGGCGACCATGGCGTCCGACCAGGAACAGCTGCGGATCGCCCGCGAGACGCTCAAGACGTTCGAGCAAACCCTGGACCTCACACGCGCGCAGTTCCGCATCGGGGTCGCGTCCGAGCTGGAGAGCCGCCAGGTCGAGACGAACTTCGAAGGTGCGCGCAACGATGTCGCCGCGCTGACCACGCGCATCGCGCAGGACCAGAACGCACTGAACCTGCTGGTCGGCACCACGGTGCCGGCCGAGCAGTTGCCCGGCGGGCTGGGCGGCGAGGATATCACGCGCGATGCGCTGCCCTCGGACCTGTCCTCGTCGGTGCTCCTGAAGCGGCCAGACGTGCTGCAGGCAGAGCACCAGCTGATCGCAGAGAACGCCAATATCGGCGCGGCACGGGCGGCGTTCTTCCCGCAGATCTCGCTGACCGGCACGATCGGCACCATCGGCACGGCACTGAGCGGGCTGTTCCGCTCCGGCAGCTATACCTACACCGGCTCGCCCGCGATCGGGCTGCCGATCTTCGACGGCGGCCGCAATCGTGCGAACCTGGACTATGCGCGCGCCTCGCAGCAGGCCGCGGTCGCGACGTACGAGCGCACGATCCAGACCGCCTTTCGCGAAGTGGCCGATGCGCTTGCGCAGCGCGGTACCATTGTCGAGCAGATCGATGCGCAGACTCGCCGAGCAGAGGCGGCGCAAGTCGCCGCGCGCCTGTCCGACGCGCGCTATCGCGCCGGGGTGGACAGCTTCCTGACCGCGCTCGATGCACAACGCACCACGTACGCCGCGCAGCAACAGCTGGCGACGACGCGGCTGTCGCGGATCAACAATCTGATCGAACTCTATCGGGCTCTGGGCGGCGGGCTGCAGCAGGGGGATTTACCTGAGACTGGGCCTCAAACGAGGCGCTGA
- a CDS encoding SIS domain-containing protein, translating into MAAPETTRMFAEAAEAGEVVARQLADNADTLAALGEALRERAPRGVLTCARGSSDHAATFAKYLIETRVQVLTTSAAPSIASIYGTPPMTGDMLAIAISQSGKSPDILATLQAAKAAGARTLALVNVEDSPLASLADTMLPLRAGPETSVAATKSFIATLAAITALVASWTRDEPLAEDLASLPELLPQAFACDWSAMVDALASAKGLYVIGRGLGLGVAQEAALKFKETCGLHAEAFSAAEVKHGPMALVGPDFPLLVFRQDDETAGGTDALVAEMVARGGTVLLAGGEAPGAIAMPLPVASAAVQPILAIQAFYRAANTLSLRRGFDPDRPPYLAKVTETV; encoded by the coding sequence ATGGCAGCACCTGAGACTACGCGCATGTTCGCCGAGGCTGCAGAGGCCGGCGAAGTCGTGGCGCGGCAACTGGCCGACAACGCGGACACGCTCGCCGCCTTGGGCGAGGCCCTGCGCGAGCGGGCTCCGCGCGGCGTCCTCACTTGCGCACGCGGCAGTTCAGATCATGCCGCCACCTTCGCCAAGTACCTGATCGAGACGCGCGTACAGGTGCTGACCACTTCGGCCGCGCCTTCGATCGCGTCGATCTACGGCACGCCGCCGATGACCGGGGACATGCTGGCGATCGCCATCTCGCAGTCAGGCAAGAGCCCCGACATCCTCGCCACTTTGCAGGCGGCAAAAGCGGCCGGCGCGCGCACTCTAGCGCTGGTCAATGTCGAGGACTCGCCGCTGGCGAGCCTGGCGGACACCATGCTGCCGCTGCGTGCGGGCCCGGAGACGAGCGTCGCCGCGACCAAGTCCTTCATCGCGACCTTGGCCGCCATCACGGCGCTGGTCGCCAGCTGGACTCGGGACGAGCCGCTTGCCGAGGATCTCGCCAGCCTGCCCGAGCTGTTGCCGCAGGCCTTTGCGTGCGACTGGTCGGCGATGGTCGATGCGCTCGCCTCGGCAAAGGGCCTCTACGTGATCGGCCGTGGTCTCGGCCTTGGTGTGGCGCAGGAGGCGGCGCTCAAGTTCAAGGAGACGTGCGGACTCCATGCCGAAGCCTTCAGCGCCGCCGAAGTGAAGCACGGCCCGATGGCGCTGGTCGGCCCGGACTTCCCGCTGCTGGTGTTCCGCCAGGATGACGAGACCGCGGGCGGCACCGACGCCTTGGTGGCCGAGATGGTCGCGCGCGGCGGCACCGTTCTCCTCGCCGGCGGCGAAGCACCCGGCGCGATCGCCATGCCCTTGCCGGTGGCAAGCGCAGCAGTGCAGCCGATCCTTGCGATTCAGGCCTTCTACCGCGCCGCGAACACGCTTTCGCTGCGGCGCGGCTTCGATCCGGACCGCCCACCCTATCTCGCCAAGGTGACCGAGACGGTCTGA
- a CDS encoding GntR family transcriptional regulator, protein MANLAGLIGALDDGGRGSLYAKLRDALRDAIDRGVLKPQEALPAERDMAQDFGISRITVRKALDSLVADGLLTRRQGAGTFVAGRVEKQFSKLSSFSEDMAARGRSVRSEWLHQAEGAVTPDEALMLGLSPGSAVYRFNRIRYADELPMALEHAVIPGFALSGLDVVGRSLYAALQDAGMRPVRALQRLRAVSFDADQAKLLGIEPGAPGLFIERRGFLDDGRAVEATQSWYRGDAYDFVAELNTRA, encoded by the coding sequence GGCGCGGCTCGCTCTATGCGAAGCTGCGCGACGCCCTTCGCGATGCGATCGACCGCGGCGTGCTCAAGCCGCAGGAGGCGCTACCGGCCGAACGCGACATGGCGCAGGACTTCGGGATCTCGCGCATCACCGTGCGCAAAGCGCTCGATTCGCTTGTGGCCGACGGCCTGCTCACACGCCGGCAGGGTGCGGGCACCTTCGTCGCCGGACGGGTGGAGAAGCAGTTCTCCAAGCTGTCCTCGTTCTCGGAAGACATGGCGGCGCGCGGGCGCTCGGTGCGTAGCGAGTGGCTGCACCAGGCCGAAGGCGCGGTGACGCCGGACGAGGCGCTGATGCTGGGCCTCAGCCCCGGCAGCGCCGTCTACCGCTTCAACCGCATCCGCTATGCCGACGAGCTGCCGATGGCGCTGGAGCACGCGGTCATACCGGGCTTCGCGCTCAGTGGCCTCGATGTGGTCGGACGCTCGCTCTACGCGGCGCTGCAGGACGCCGGCATGCGGCCGGTCCGCGCGCTGCAGCGGTTGCGCGCCGTGTCGTTCGATGCCGATCAGGCCAAGCTGCTGGGCATCGAGCCGGGCGCGCCGGGCCTGTTCATCGAACGCCGAGGCTTCCTGGACGATGGCCGCGCCGTGGAAGCGACGCAGAGCTGGTACCGCGGCGATGCCTACGACTTCGTCGCCGAACTCAACACACGGGCATGA